One Panicum virgatum strain AP13 chromosome 3N, P.virgatum_v5, whole genome shotgun sequence DNA segment encodes these proteins:
- the LOC120666897 gene encoding pentatricopeptide repeat-containing protein At4g02750-like, protein MVAAGAAKATAAAVSSAVFRGNQELTRLARSGQLAAARRLFDSMPRRNTVTYNAMLSALARHRRIDEARALFDGMPSRNSVSWNAMIAACSDHGRVADARSLFDAMPGRDDFSWTLMVSCYARAGELELARDVLDRMPSDKCTACYNAMISGYAKNGRFDDAVKLLKEMPAPDLVSWNSALAGLTQSGEMVRAVQFFDEMVEKDKVSWNLMLEGYVRAGDLDGASTFFARIESPNVISWVTLLNGYCRAGRISDARKLFDRMPERNIVAWNVMLEGYVRLSLMEEASKLFEEMPDKNSISWTTIISGLARAGKLQEAKDLLDKMPFNCVAAKTALMHGYLQSKMVGDARQIFDGIEVRDAVCWNTMISGYVQCGMLEEAMLLFQQMPNKDMVSWNTMIAGYAQGGQMRKAVSIFRRMNRRNTVSWNSVISGFVQNGLFVDALNHFMLMRRDTKLADWSTYASCLSACANLAALQVGRQFHSLLVRSGYINDSFAGNALISTYAKCGRILEAKQIFDEMVGKDIVSWNALIDGHASNGHGNEAISVFREMEAKNIRPDEVTFVGILSACSHAGLIDEGLKFFNSMGKDYSVNPVAEHYACMADLLGRAGRLNEAFELVQGMQIKPNAGVWGALLGACRLHKNDELARLAAEKLFELEPNKTSNYVLLSNISAEAGKWDEAEKVRASIKEKGVHKPPGLAGST, encoded by the coding sequence ATggtcgccgcgggcgccgccaaggccacggcggcggccgtctccTCCGCGGTGTTCCGGGGCAACCAGGAGCTCACCCGCCTCGCGCGGTCGGggcagctggcggcggcgcggcgcctgtTCGACTCCATGCCCCGCCGCAACACCGTCACCTACAACGCCATGCTCTCCGCGCTGGCGCGCCACCGGCGGATCGACGAGGCCCGGGCCCTCTTCGACGGGATGCCCAGCAGGAACAGCGTCTCCTGGAACGCGATGATCGCGGCGTGCTCGGACCACGGCCGCGTCGCGGACGCCCGGAGCCTGTTCGACGCGATGCCCGGCCGGGACGACTTCTCCTGGACGCTCATGGTCTCCTGCTACGCGCGCGCgggggagctcgagctcgctaGGGACGTGCTCGACCGCATGCCTAGCGACAAGTGCACGGCGTGCTACAATGCCATGATCTCTGGGTACGCCAAGAACGGCAGGTTCGACGATGCGGTGAAGCTGCTGAAGGAGATGCCAGCCCCGGACCTGGTTTCTTGGAACTCGGCGCTGGCCGGTCTTACCCAGAGTGGAGAAATGGTCCGTGCAGTGCAATTCTTTGACGAAATGGTGGAGAAGGACAAGGTGTCCTGGAACTTGATGCTGGAGGGGTATGTGCGAGCTGGGGATTTGGATGGGGCCTCTACCTTCTTTGCAAGGATTGAATCACCTAATGTCATTTCTTGGGTGACCTTGCTGAATGGATATTGCCGGGCAGGGAGGATCAGTGATGCCAGAAAATTGTTCGACAGAATGCCTGAGCGAAACATTGTGGCTTGGAACGTGATGCTTGAAGGGTATGTGAGGCTCTCTCTCATGGAGGAGGCCAGTAAGCTGTTCGAGGAGATGCCAGATAAGAACTCTATCTCATGGACAACTATAATAAGTGGATTGGCACGTGCTGGGAAACTCCAAGAAGCAAAGGATCTTCTCGATAAGATGCCTTTCAACTGTGTCGCAGCGAAGACTGCACTCATGCATGGCTATTTACAGAGCAAGATGGTTGGTGATGCTCGTCAGATTTTTGATGGAATTGAGGTGCGCGATGCAGTGTGCTGGAATACGATGATATCTGGTTATGTCCAGTGTGGAATGCTTGAAGAGGCCATGTTGTTGTTCCAGCAAATGCCGAATAAGGATATGGTTTCTTGGAACACCATGATTGCTGGCTATGCTCAGGGTGGTCAAATGCGCAAGGCAGTCAGTATTTTCAGGAGGATGAATAGGAGAAATACAGTGTCTTGGAATTCAGTTATATCTGGATTTGTTCAGAATGGACTCTTTGTTGATGCACTCAACCATTTCATGCTCATGAGAAGGGACACAAAGCTGGCTGATTGGTCTACTTATGCAAGCTGTCTCAGCGCATGTGCAAACCTGGCTGCTTTGCAAGTTGGGAGGCAATTCCACAGTCTTCTTGTTAGGAGTGGGTATATCAACGATTCATTTGCTGGAAATGCTTTGATTTCCACATATGCAAAGTGTGGAAGGATATTGGAAGCAAAACAAATATTTGATGAGATGGTGGGCAAGGATATTGTTTCATGGAATGCGTTGATTGATGGCCATGCTTCTAACGGTCACGGGAACGAGGCAATCTCAGTATTCCGGGAAATGGAAGCCAAGAATATCAGACCTGATGAGGTCACGTTTGTTGGTATCTTGTCGGCTTGCAGTCATGCTGGATTGATTGATGAAGGACTGAAGTTTTTTAACTCAATGGGAAAGGATTACTCAGTAAACCCTGTGGCTGAGCACTATGCTTGCATGGCAGACCTGCTTGGAAGAGCTGGGAGACTGAACGAGGCATTTGAACTTGTGCAAGGAATGCAGATCAAACCCAACGCTGGGGTGTGGGGTGCCTTGCTTGGAGCATGCCGGCTGCACAAAAACGATGAGCTAGCACGATTGGCTGCTGAGAAGTTATTTGAATTGGAACCTAACAAGACCTCAAATTATGTGCTGCTGTCAAATATCAGTGCTGAGGCAGGCAAGTGGGATGAAGCTGAAAAGGTGAGGGCTTCAATTAAAGAAAAGGGAGTGCATAAGCCACCTGGTTTAGCTGGATCCACATAG
- the LOC120666896 gene encoding WD repeat-containing protein 75-like, whose product MITGGQSFVSAPPAFSADGRLLLVCSGRTVSVFSTATAMLVSELEGHEGDVTAVVVVPPPAGAAATPAAKLASNCWTAGLDGVLIYWDFVAAEAVRKVQVGLPVHSMVIPNICRTSKGAEVSTPFAFVSVEDTSKPVNEPKALRGQMRIYDLTKGRKVGYLLAETRKPEKIVASSSGEFLGITNKRKLHIWRIPTKDFKHDKIRKIKLRHTKNLTTLAFHPSEGIVAAGDVTGRILIWRGFGNAKFSESSAKSKVDEGRDGVRGNDDADTCTTWHWHSSRVRFLKFSSDGAYLFSGGLEGVIVVWQLDTGKRRYKPRLGSPLLFFVDSPDSSISCVSCTNNQVYLLKMPNMEVMRSIAGIKLPTASPSLGGSDRVVYGFDYTNKLVAIPTEDYCIQFYNLFENTEVSELQVCERNFQPVDDITMYISLVSLSIDGSLMCTVDVKLPEEELGGLVTLKFWNHGSSAGNYFLSTVIYEPHSDAGVSAVAFRPGRNMAVSSSFGGNFKVWVQSLSSQSSNERNYAGWRCQSVGSYKKKPMTAAAFSADGSVLAVAAESVITLWDPDSNALVGVIAETLSPITNLSFVGTSVFLMSLCQSSRPEVTVWNVSNLSMQWAYSIYAEAACCSPDGNEFAVLTLLSCPDGGTSTEQNGAILLFNAESPNPVASWSVKKARGGSISFVKGDVSSKDKETMLLVYVNGSHEYVIFDPRKREELVVSRNIDKKVQAEELALIGYASIYGELPKLESKKEVSDVPFIPSDRPWETIFSGSSHVLPPLTKLCSAFLSSLLEKRPVANE is encoded by the exons atgatcACCGGCGGCCAGAGCTTCgtctccgcgccgccggccttctCGGCcgacggccgcctcctcctcgtctgcTCCGGCCGCACCGTCTCCGTCTtcagcaccgccaccgccatgcTG GTGTCGGAGCTGGAGGGGCACGAGGGGGACGTCACcgccgtggtggtggtgccgccgccggctggtGCGGCTGCGACCCCGGCGGCCAAGCTCGCGAGCAACTGCTGGACCGCGGGGCTCGACGGCGTGCTCATATACTGGGACTtcgtggcggcggaggccgtgcGGAAGGTCCAGGTCGGACTCCCCGTCCACTCCATG GTGATTCCTAACATATGTAGGACCTCAAAAGGAGCTGAGGTGTCGACTCCCTTTGCATTTGTCTCTGTCGAAGATACAAGTAAGCCAGTTAATGAACCAAAAGCTCTGCGTGGGCAGATGAGAATTTATGACCTGACGAAGGGGCGTAAAGTGGGTTATCTCCTGGCTGAG ACAAGGAAACCAGAAAAGATTGTTGCAAGTAGTTCTGGGGAATTCTTGGGCATTACAAATAAAAGAAAGCTCCATATCTGGAGAATACCAACGAAAGATTTCAAGCATGATAAGATTAGGAAGATAAAGCTCCGGCACACTAAAAACCTGACCACTCTGGCTTTCCATCCAAGCGAGGGAATTGTGGCTGCTGGTGATGTAACAGGGAGGATCTTGATTTGGAGAGGTTTTGGAAATGCAAAGTTCTCTGAAAGTAGTGCAAAGTCGAAGGTGGATGAAGGAAGGGATGGTGTTAGGGGCAATGATGATGCAGACACTTGCACGACATGGCATTGGCATTCAAGCAGAGTGAGGTTTCTCAAATTTTCCTCTGATGGAGCATACTTGTTCTCAG GTGGTTTGGAGGGAGTTATTGTTGTATGGCAGTTAGATACTGGAAAGAGAAGATATAAACCGCGTCTGGGGTCTCCTCTTTTGTTCTTTGTAGATTCTCCAGATTCTTCCATTTCCTGT GTGTCATGTACAAATAACCAAGTGTATCTCCTAAAAATGCCTAATATGGAGGTCATGAGATCTATTGCTGGAATTAAG CTGCCAACTGCTTCCCCGAGCTTGGGTGGATCTGATCGGGTTGTGTACGGATTTGATTATACTAATAAACTTGTTGCTATACCGACGGAAGATTACTGCATACAGTTCTACAATCTGTTCGAGAACACTGAGGTTTCAGAG TTGCAAGTATGTGAGAGGAATTTTCAGCCTGTTGACGATATCACG ATGTACATTTCCTTAGTTTCATTGTCAATAGATGGCAGTTTGATGTGCACTGTGGACGTCAAGCTTCCTGAAGAAGAATTAGGTGGTCTTGTTACACTGAAGTTCTGGAATCATGGGTCTAGTGCAGGAAATTATTTTTTGTCCACTGTCATTTATGAGCCTCACAG TGATGCTGGGGTTTCTGCTGTCGCTTTCCGTCCAGGAAGAAATATGGCTGTGAGCTCTTCTTTTGGTGGTAACTTCAAG GTTTGGGTCCAGAGTTTGTCTTCACAATCAAGCAATGAAAGAAATTATGCTGGTTGGAGATGCCAATCGGTTGGCTCTTACAA GAAGAAACCTATGACAGCAGCAGCCTTCTCAGCCGATGGATCTGTTCTTGCAGTTGCAGCTGAGAGTGTCATCACATTGTGGGATCCTGATAGCAATGCACTTGTTGGTGTAATTGCAGAAACACTATCG CCAATTACAAATCTTTCTTTTGTTGGGACATCGGTGTTTTTGATGTCTCTGTGCCAGAGTTCAAGACCAGAGGTTACTGTATGGAATGTTTCAAATCTTTCCATGCAGTGGGCTTACAGCATTTATGCCGAAG CTGCATGCTGTTCGCCAGATGGGAATGAATTTGCGGTTCTTACTCTTCTGAGCTGTCCTGATGGAGGAACATCGACGGAGCAAAATGGAGCGATTCTACTTTTTAATGCAGAAAGCCCGAACCCTGTTGCCTCCTGGTCGGTAAAGAAA GCAAGGGGTGGCAGCATTTCTTTTGTGAAGGGTGACGTCTCTTCGAAAGATAAAGAGACAATGTTGCTGGTTTATGTAAATGGTTCTCATGAATATGTCATCTTTGATCCCCGGAAGAGAGAAGAGTTGGTCGTTAGCAGGAACATAGACAAGAAGGTTCAAGCTGAGGAACTTG cacTAATCGGCTACGCATCTATCTACGGAGAGCTTCCAAAGCTGGAGTCAAAGAAAGAGGTTTCAGATGTTCCATTTATCCCTTCAGACAGGCCTTGGGAGACCATATTCAGTGGCTCGTCACATGTTCTTCCGCCCCTCACAAAACTATGTTCAGCTTTCTTGTCATCATTGCTCGAGAAGAGACCAGTCGCAAATGAGTGA
- the LOC120666899 gene encoding transcription factor PHYTOCHROME INTERACTING FACTOR-LIKE 13-like isoform X1 yields the protein MNQYVPDWSSSMGEAFATLNGDDEGLMELLWCNGHVVMQSQAPGKPTRPEKVAAAAAAVVQDDEAAAWFQYPAEDALERDLFTELFGEEQAECAAHRSAMMTPPPREKACPGDLGDVSHAAAARAAAGGECAATTTEAVVESSMLTVGSSFCGSNHVQTPRARAGAPPPGAAGKSGGRARDAATVTSSSMRPPSCTTRTGQPGATAHRSGKRNKPSDAAETEDAEFQSADATCEPAQKLTTAKRRRAAEVHNLSERRRRDRINERMKTLQELIPHCNKTDKASMLDEAIEYLKSLQLQLQMMWMGGGMAAAAPVMFPAGVHQYMQRMVAPSHVASMPRMPFMAPPAVQSPPGADPYARYLAVDHLQPPPPPAAAAPMVPPIRRWTSATMHARMPPLFPERFQQHYLQGMGFYQQQQQQQQSPAPPPPPPPAVPASSLPAATARTSPPDGTLHKKYENCGKPEIQCITS from the exons ATGAACCAGTACGTCCCTGATTGGAGCAGCAGCATGGGGGAAGCCTTCGCGACATTGAA cggcgacgacgaggggCTCATGGAGCTGCTGTGGTGCAACGGCCACGTGGTCATGCAGAGCCAGGCGCCGGGGAAGCCGACGAGGCCCGAGAAggttgctgcggcggcggcggcggtggtgcaagacgacgaggcggcggcgtggttcCAGTACCCGGCGGAGGACGCGCTCGAGAGGGACCTCTTCACGGAGCTCTTCGGGGAGGAGCAGGCGGAGTGCGCGGCCCACCGGAGCGCGAtgatgacgccgccgccgcgggagaagGCGTGCCCGGGGGACCTCGGAGACGtctcgcacgccgccgcggcgagggcggccgccggcggcgagtgcGCGGCGACCACGACGGAGGCCGTCGTCGAGTCGTCCATGCTGACGGTCGGGTCGAGCTTCTGCGGGAGCAACCACGTGCAgacaccgcgcgcccgcgccggcgcgccgccgccgggggccgcTGGGAAGTCCGGCGGCAGGGCCCGCGACGCGGCGACGGTGACCTCGTCGTCGATGCGGCCGCCGTCCTGCACCACCAGGACCGGGCAGCCAggcgccaccgcccaccgcagCGGCAAGCGGAATAAGCCGAGCGACGCCGCGGAGACCGAG GACGCGGAGTTCCAGTCCGCCGACGCGACGTGCGAGCCGGCGCAGAAGCTGACGACGGCcaagcggcggcgcgccgccgaaGTGCACAACCTCTCGGAGCGG AGACGAAGGGACAGGATCAACGAGAGGATGAAGACCCTGCAGGAGCTCATTCCCCACTGCAACAAA ACGGACAAGGCGTCGATGCTGGACGAGGCGATCGAGTACCTCAAGTCGCTGCAGCTCCAGCTGCAG ATGATGTGGATGGGCGGcgggatggcggcggcagcgccggtGATGTTCCCGGCGGGGGTGCACCAGTACATGCAGCGGATGGTGGCCCCTTCCCACGTGGCGTCCATGCCAAGGATGCCGTtcatggcgccgccggccgtgcaGAGCCCGCCGGGGGCCGACCCCTACGCGCGCTACCTCGCCGTCGACcacctgcagccgccgccgccgccggcggcggcggcccccatGGTACCACCCATACGCCGCTGGACTTCTGCCACGATGCATGCACGTATGCCTCCGCTGTTTCCTGAGAGATTTCAGCAGCATTACCTGCAGGGGATGGGCttctaccagcagcagcagcagcagcagcagagcccggcgccgccaccgccgccgccacccgccgtgCCGGCCAGCAGCCTGCCAGCGGCGACTGCACGGACGTCGCCACCCGACGGCACCCTGCACAAGAAATACG AAAACTGTGGCAAGCCTGAGATCCAGTGTATCACCAGCTGA
- the LOC120666898 gene encoding uncharacterized protein LOC120666898 — MDHHRRRRCWPAATVAATLCLVLALGGRSGAAARPLRRLHAAEGSTESAASEAVLDVTAAEAPEATRWAGAAGGEEGQDDLGAGKWLPLPMPMPMPAGSALAGGLRFPPVSFPLSGASMPWLPGAPPAFAGMPALVPPYVGATRQEQLSLWASLFNPFQVRPRVPGALSGETAAAGTGAPAIASGGKAAEGATMDVPAAVAAQVAQSKWGVFSGNIDRRN, encoded by the coding sequence ATGGACCAccaccgtcgtcgccgctgctggCCCGCCGCCACTGTCGCAGCGACGCTCTGCCTTGTCCTCGCGCTCggcgggaggagcggcgccgcggcgaggccgCTGAGGCGCCTGCACGCGGCGGAGGGGAGCACGGAGTCCGCGGCGTCGGAGGCGGTGCTCGACGTGACGGCGGCCGAGGCGCCGGAGGCCACCAGGTGGGCCGGAGCCGCCGGGGGCGAGGAGGGCCAGGACGATCTCGGCGCGGGGAAGTGGCTGCCGCTGCCCATGCCGATGCCGATGCCGGCGGGGAGCGCGCTGGCGGGCGGGCTGCGGTTCCCGCCGGTGTCGTTCCCGCTGTCCGGCGCGTCCATGCCGTGGCtccccggcgcgccgcccgcgTTCGCCGGGATGCCGGCGCTCGTGCCCCCGTACGTGGGCGCCACGCGGCAGGAGCAGCTCAGCCTGTGGGCGTCGCTGTTCAACCCGTTCCAGGTAAGGCCGAGGGTGCCCGGCGCTCTGAGcggcgagacggcggcggcggggaccggCGCCCCGGCCATCGCCAGCGGCGGGAAGGCCGCCGAGGGGGCGACCATGGAcgtgcccgccgccgtcgccgcgcaggTCGCCCAGTCCAAGTGGGGCGTCTTCTCGGGCAACATCGATCGCCGCAACTAG
- the LOC120666899 gene encoding transcription factor PHYTOCHROME INTERACTING FACTOR-LIKE 13-like isoform X3: MNQYVPDWSSSMGEAFATLNGDDEGLMELLWCNGHVVMQSQAPGKPTRPEKVAAAAAAVVQDDEAAAWFQYPAEDALERDLFTELFGEEQAECAAHRSAMMTPPPREKACPGDLGDVSHAAAARAAAGGECAATTTEAVVESSMLTVGSSFCGSNHVQTPRARAGAPPPGAAGKSGGRARDAATVTSSSMRPPSCTTRTGQPGATAHRSGKRNKPSDAAETEDAEFQSADATCEPAQKLTTAKRRRAAEVHNLSERRRRDRINERMKTLQELIPHCNKTDKASMLDEAIEYLKSLQLQLQMMWMGGGMAAAAPVMFPAGVHQYMQRMVAPSHVASMPRMPFMAPPAVQSPPGADPYARYLAVDHLQPPPPPAAAAPMHYLQGMGFYQQQQQQQQSPAPPPPPPPAVPASSLPAATARTSPPDGTLHKKYENCGKPEIQCITS, translated from the exons ATGAACCAGTACGTCCCTGATTGGAGCAGCAGCATGGGGGAAGCCTTCGCGACATTGAA cggcgacgacgaggggCTCATGGAGCTGCTGTGGTGCAACGGCCACGTGGTCATGCAGAGCCAGGCGCCGGGGAAGCCGACGAGGCCCGAGAAggttgctgcggcggcggcggcggtggtgcaagacgacgaggcggcggcgtggttcCAGTACCCGGCGGAGGACGCGCTCGAGAGGGACCTCTTCACGGAGCTCTTCGGGGAGGAGCAGGCGGAGTGCGCGGCCCACCGGAGCGCGAtgatgacgccgccgccgcgggagaagGCGTGCCCGGGGGACCTCGGAGACGtctcgcacgccgccgcggcgagggcggccgccggcggcgagtgcGCGGCGACCACGACGGAGGCCGTCGTCGAGTCGTCCATGCTGACGGTCGGGTCGAGCTTCTGCGGGAGCAACCACGTGCAgacaccgcgcgcccgcgccggcgcgccgccgccgggggccgcTGGGAAGTCCGGCGGCAGGGCCCGCGACGCGGCGACGGTGACCTCGTCGTCGATGCGGCCGCCGTCCTGCACCACCAGGACCGGGCAGCCAggcgccaccgcccaccgcagCGGCAAGCGGAATAAGCCGAGCGACGCCGCGGAGACCGAG GACGCGGAGTTCCAGTCCGCCGACGCGACGTGCGAGCCGGCGCAGAAGCTGACGACGGCcaagcggcggcgcgccgccgaaGTGCACAACCTCTCGGAGCGG AGACGAAGGGACAGGATCAACGAGAGGATGAAGACCCTGCAGGAGCTCATTCCCCACTGCAACAAA ACGGACAAGGCGTCGATGCTGGACGAGGCGATCGAGTACCTCAAGTCGCTGCAGCTCCAGCTGCAG ATGATGTGGATGGGCGGcgggatggcggcggcagcgccggtGATGTTCCCGGCGGGGGTGCACCAGTACATGCAGCGGATGGTGGCCCCTTCCCACGTGGCGTCCATGCCAAGGATGCCGTtcatggcgccgccggccgtgcaGAGCCCGCCGGGGGCCGACCCCTACGCGCGCTACCTCGCCGTCGACcacctgcagccgccgccgccgccggcggcggcggcccccatG CATTACCTGCAGGGGATGGGCttctaccagcagcagcagcagcagcagcagagcccggcgccgccaccgccgccgccacccgccgtgCCGGCCAGCAGCCTGCCAGCGGCGACTGCACGGACGTCGCCACCCGACGGCACCCTGCACAAGAAATACG AAAACTGTGGCAAGCCTGAGATCCAGTGTATCACCAGCTGA
- the LOC120666899 gene encoding transcription factor PHYTOCHROME INTERACTING FACTOR-LIKE 13-like isoform X2: MNHGDDEGLMELLWCNGHVVMQSQAPGKPTRPEKVAAAAAAVVQDDEAAAWFQYPAEDALERDLFTELFGEEQAECAAHRSAMMTPPPREKACPGDLGDVSHAAAARAAAGGECAATTTEAVVESSMLTVGSSFCGSNHVQTPRARAGAPPPGAAGKSGGRARDAATVTSSSMRPPSCTTRTGQPGATAHRSGKRNKPSDAAETEDAEFQSADATCEPAQKLTTAKRRRAAEVHNLSERRRRDRINERMKTLQELIPHCNKTDKASMLDEAIEYLKSLQLQLQMMWMGGGMAAAAPVMFPAGVHQYMQRMVAPSHVASMPRMPFMAPPAVQSPPGADPYARYLAVDHLQPPPPPAAAAPMVPPIRRWTSATMHARMPPLFPERFQQHYLQGMGFYQQQQQQQQSPAPPPPPPPAVPASSLPAATARTSPPDGTLHKKYENCGKPEIQCITS; the protein is encoded by the exons ATGAACCA cggcgacgacgaggggCTCATGGAGCTGCTGTGGTGCAACGGCCACGTGGTCATGCAGAGCCAGGCGCCGGGGAAGCCGACGAGGCCCGAGAAggttgctgcggcggcggcggcggtggtgcaagacgacgaggcggcggcgtggttcCAGTACCCGGCGGAGGACGCGCTCGAGAGGGACCTCTTCACGGAGCTCTTCGGGGAGGAGCAGGCGGAGTGCGCGGCCCACCGGAGCGCGAtgatgacgccgccgccgcgggagaagGCGTGCCCGGGGGACCTCGGAGACGtctcgcacgccgccgcggcgagggcggccgccggcggcgagtgcGCGGCGACCACGACGGAGGCCGTCGTCGAGTCGTCCATGCTGACGGTCGGGTCGAGCTTCTGCGGGAGCAACCACGTGCAgacaccgcgcgcccgcgccggcgcgccgccgccgggggccgcTGGGAAGTCCGGCGGCAGGGCCCGCGACGCGGCGACGGTGACCTCGTCGTCGATGCGGCCGCCGTCCTGCACCACCAGGACCGGGCAGCCAggcgccaccgcccaccgcagCGGCAAGCGGAATAAGCCGAGCGACGCCGCGGAGACCGAG GACGCGGAGTTCCAGTCCGCCGACGCGACGTGCGAGCCGGCGCAGAAGCTGACGACGGCcaagcggcggcgcgccgccgaaGTGCACAACCTCTCGGAGCGG AGACGAAGGGACAGGATCAACGAGAGGATGAAGACCCTGCAGGAGCTCATTCCCCACTGCAACAAA ACGGACAAGGCGTCGATGCTGGACGAGGCGATCGAGTACCTCAAGTCGCTGCAGCTCCAGCTGCAG ATGATGTGGATGGGCGGcgggatggcggcggcagcgccggtGATGTTCCCGGCGGGGGTGCACCAGTACATGCAGCGGATGGTGGCCCCTTCCCACGTGGCGTCCATGCCAAGGATGCCGTtcatggcgccgccggccgtgcaGAGCCCGCCGGGGGCCGACCCCTACGCGCGCTACCTCGCCGTCGACcacctgcagccgccgccgccgccggcggcggcggcccccatGGTACCACCCATACGCCGCTGGACTTCTGCCACGATGCATGCACGTATGCCTCCGCTGTTTCCTGAGAGATTTCAGCAGCATTACCTGCAGGGGATGGGCttctaccagcagcagcagcagcagcagcagagcccggcgccgccaccgccgccgccacccgccgtgCCGGCCAGCAGCCTGCCAGCGGCGACTGCACGGACGTCGCCACCCGACGGCACCCTGCACAAGAAATACG AAAACTGTGGCAAGCCTGAGATCCAGTGTATCACCAGCTGA